The Phycisphaerae bacterium genome window below encodes:
- a CDS encoding pyridoxamine 5'-phosphate oxidase family protein, protein MASLPSEVREAWEDREGPVVLATVDEGGVPNAIYATCVGVFGEDRLVVADNYFDKTRRNILRGGKGSLLFITKDGKAYQVKGTLEYHRRGEVFDAMKQWNPAKHPGHAAAALKVEEAYSGARKIV, encoded by the coding sequence ATGGCGTCATTGCCAAGCGAGGTGCGTGAGGCGTGGGAGGATCGCGAGGGTCCGGTGGTGTTGGCCACGGTGGATGAAGGCGGCGTGCCCAACGCTATTTACGCCACGTGCGTCGGCGTGTTCGGGGAGGACCGGTTGGTGGTGGCGGACAACTATTTCGACAAGACCCGGAGGAACATCCTTCGCGGCGGCAAGGGGTCATTGCTGTTCATCACGAAGGACGGCAAGGCGTATCAGGTGAAAGGGACGCTGGAATATCATCGCCGCGGCGAGGTGTTCGACGCGATGAAGCAGTGGAATCCGGCGAAGCATCCCGGTCACGCAGCGGCGGCGCTCAAGGTGGAAGAGGCGTACTC
- a CDS encoding NUDIX domain-containing protein, translating into MATYAQELRALVGVRRLLLPGVRAVIVNDRNEVLLQRRTDGDCWGLPGGCVELDETALEALDREVLEETGLRVRRAEPMALYSGRRQRFSYPNGDQVQAFAVAFVVREWTGRPVADGIEGSQVRFWPVDGLPENLAAIHVGTLADFRRYRGQFLLSDGSDTE; encoded by the coding sequence TTGGCGACGTACGCGCAGGAGCTTCGGGCGTTGGTGGGCGTGCGGCGGCTGCTGCTGCCGGGGGTTCGCGCGGTCATCGTCAACGATCGGAACGAGGTGCTTTTGCAGAGGCGGACGGACGGGGATTGCTGGGGGTTGCCGGGCGGCTGCGTTGAGTTGGATGAGACCGCGTTGGAGGCCCTTGATCGCGAGGTGCTGGAGGAGACGGGCCTGAGGGTTCGGCGGGCGGAGCCGATGGCTTTGTACTCGGGCCGAAGGCAGCGGTTTTCATATCCCAACGGCGATCAGGTGCAGGCGTTTGCGGTGGCCTTTGTCGTTCGCGAGTGGACGGGGCGGCCGGTCGCGGACGGGATTGAAGGGTCGCAGGTGCGGTTCTGGCCGGTGGACGGCTTACCGGAGAATCTGGCGGCAATCCACGTTGGGACCCTGGCCGATTTTCGGCGATATCGAGGACAGTTTTTGCTTTCGGATGGAAGCGATACGGAATGA
- a CDS encoding MBL fold metallo-hydrolase, whose protein sequence is MAERRVTVLVENTAGGRGLLGEHGLSFWIELGSKRVLFDTGQGHVLEGNARKLGVRLKTADAIVLSHGHYDHTGGLVGVLKAAGRVRVFAHPVAFAGKYGRNPDGSGRDIGMPSREDPDLRERAELVWTEGPTEVLEGLRLTGPVPRVTDFEDTGGAFFTDSACTDPDLLVDDQSAFIETASGTVVVLGCAHAGVINTLRYIRELTGDRPIDTVMGGMHLLSAGARRMARTVEELGRLGVRRLMPCHCTGFEAAAWLWREFPGGCSACPVGTVLALED, encoded by the coding sequence GTGGCTGAGCGTCGCGTTACGGTTCTGGTGGAGAACACGGCGGGCGGCCGCGGCCTGCTGGGTGAGCATGGTCTGTCGTTCTGGATCGAGTTGGGGTCGAAGCGGGTTTTGTTCGACACGGGTCAGGGGCATGTTCTGGAGGGCAATGCGCGAAAGCTGGGCGTTCGGCTGAAGACGGCCGATGCGATCGTTCTGAGTCATGGGCATTACGACCATACGGGCGGTTTGGTTGGCGTGCTGAAGGCGGCGGGTCGCGTGCGGGTGTTTGCCCATCCGGTGGCGTTCGCGGGCAAGTACGGGCGGAATCCGGACGGCAGCGGCCGCGACATCGGCATGCCGTCGCGGGAGGATCCGGACCTGCGTGAACGTGCGGAACTGGTTTGGACGGAAGGACCGACGGAAGTGTTGGAGGGTCTTCGTCTGACCGGACCGGTGCCGAGAGTGACGGATTTCGAGGATACCGGCGGGGCGTTTTTCACTGATTCGGCGTGTACGGATCCCGATTTGCTGGTGGACGATCAGTCGGCGTTTATTGAGACGGCGTCGGGCACGGTGGTGGTTCTCGGCTGCGCACATGCCGGGGTGATCAACACGCTGCGCTATATCCGGGAGTTGACGGGCGATCGGCCGATCGACACGGTGATGGGCGGGATGCACCTGCTGTCGGCGGGCGCGAGGCGGATGGCCCGGACGGTTGAGGAGCTTGGGCGGCTTGGCGTTCGGCGGTTGATGCCGTGTCACTGCACGGGTTTTGAGGCGGCGGCGTGGTTGTGGCGGGAGTTTCCGGGCGGGTGCTCGGCGTGTCCGGTGGGCACGGTGTTGGCGTTGGAGGATTGA
- a CDS encoding aminotransferase class I/II-fold pyridoxal phosphate-dependent enzyme, which yields MVTPIVNAVNYEYLSFEVLRQITDGEIDGYTYHRDDNPTVREVERKIAALEGAEDCVVCTSGMAACTMVYLTYLKAGDHLLIFHDTYGANYKVSLILERMGVEITWVDADDAVRIGEHLRSNTRMIFLETPTNPLCKVIDVAAVRKAASAVGAMVVVDNTFATPYHQNPLALGADLVVHSATKALGGHNDLMAGAIAGSKEDYNRLWFTRQAIGTTLDAYSAFLLDRGLKTFELRAEAMARAAQAVAEFLAGQPKISGLSYPGLEGHANHAVAARQMRRGFGGMLAFDVGEDEEDAKRFVAALQNIYHAVSLGATESLICIPYLTTMLYLPPERRTTFGVRKNTVRLSIGIDPPERLVKDIRQALACVAQGVKAGG from the coding sequence ATGGTGACGCCGATCGTGAACGCGGTGAACTACGAGTACCTTTCGTTCGAGGTGCTTCGGCAGATCACCGACGGGGAGATCGACGGGTATACGTATCATCGGGACGACAATCCGACGGTTCGCGAGGTGGAGCGGAAGATCGCCGCGCTGGAGGGGGCGGAGGACTGCGTGGTGTGCACGAGCGGGATGGCGGCGTGCACGATGGTGTATTTGACGTACCTGAAGGCGGGCGACCATCTGTTGATTTTTCACGACACGTACGGGGCGAACTACAAGGTGTCGCTGATTTTGGAGCGGATGGGGGTGGAGATCACGTGGGTGGACGCCGATGACGCGGTGCGGATCGGCGAGCATCTTCGGTCGAACACGCGGATGATTTTTCTGGAGACGCCGACGAATCCGCTGTGCAAGGTGATCGACGTGGCGGCGGTTCGGAAGGCGGCGTCGGCGGTGGGCGCGATGGTGGTGGTGGACAACACGTTCGCGACGCCGTACCATCAGAATCCGCTGGCGTTGGGGGCGGATCTGGTGGTGCACAGCGCGACGAAGGCGCTGGGCGGCCACAACGATCTGATGGCGGGTGCGATCGCGGGGTCGAAGGAGGACTACAACCGGCTGTGGTTTACGCGGCAGGCGATCGGGACGACGCTGGACGCGTACTCGGCGTTTCTGCTGGATCGCGGGCTCAAGACGTTCGAGCTGCGGGCGGAGGCGATGGCGCGGGCGGCGCAGGCGGTGGCGGAGTTTCTGGCGGGTCAGCCGAAGATTTCGGGGCTGTCGTATCCCGGGCTGGAGGGTCACGCGAACCACGCGGTGGCGGCGCGCCAGATGCGTCGGGGGTTCGGCGGGATGCTGGCGTTCGACGTGGGCGAGGACGAGGAGGACGCCAAGCGGTTCGTGGCGGCGTTGCAGAACATTTATCACGCGGTGAGTCTGGGGGCGACGGAGTCGCTGATCTGCATTCCGTATCTGACGACGATGCTGTATCTGCCGCCGGAGCGGCGGACGACGTTCGGGGTTCGGAAGAACACGGTTCGGCTGTCGATCGGGATCGATCCGCCGGAACGGCTGGTCAAGGACATTCGTCAGGCATTGGCGTGTGTGGCGCAGGGAGTGAAGGCGGGTGGCTGA
- the hydG gene encoding [FeFe] hydrogenase H-cluster radical SAM maturase HydG, which yields MSTLEAGERTWQEERLERVRRWEDRRSYEDFIDEAAIEELLVRHRSSEPKTVEDILAKARQNATSGALLSPEDVAVLANVQDPQLWQAVFETADWIKRTVYGNRIVLFAPLYVSSPCVNNCAYCGFRSGNRDVQRRTLDMAELRAELTALVRAGHKRLIMVYGEHPASDCEYMCRTVEAAYQVKSGPGEIRRANVNAAPLFVEEYKAVRSVGIGTYQVFQETYHRPTYRKLHPAGTLKGEFDWRVFSLHRAQEAGIDDVALGVLFGLYDWRFELLGLLYHAMALEQAFGVGPHTISYPRLEPALNTPIATGSPHRVSDDDFRKIVAVIRLMCPYTGSILTAQERPELRREVIRQGGVSQMDAGSRIAVGGYAEMDREHVPDRQQFMLADTRSLDDFILDLCREGYLPSFCTAGYREGRTGANFMPLAKHATVKNFCVANGILTFEEYLADYATEPVRRIGRETIIPRYLEWLEANASALAPKVRAHLERMERESRRDLHF from the coding sequence ATGAGCACGTTGGAAGCCGGCGAGAGGACGTGGCAGGAAGAGCGGCTTGAGCGGGTCCGGCGATGGGAGGATCGGCGGTCGTACGAGGACTTCATCGACGAGGCCGCGATTGAGGAGTTGCTGGTTCGTCATCGGTCAAGCGAGCCGAAGACGGTGGAGGACATTCTGGCGAAGGCCCGGCAGAACGCGACGAGCGGGGCCTTGCTGAGCCCCGAGGACGTGGCCGTGCTGGCGAACGTGCAGGATCCGCAGCTCTGGCAGGCGGTTTTCGAGACGGCGGACTGGATCAAGCGGACGGTGTACGGCAATCGTATCGTTCTGTTTGCCCCGTTGTACGTATCGAGCCCGTGCGTCAACAACTGCGCGTATTGCGGGTTCCGCAGCGGCAACAGGGACGTTCAGAGGCGCACGCTGGACATGGCGGAGCTGCGGGCGGAGTTGACGGCGCTGGTGCGGGCGGGTCACAAGCGGCTGATCATGGTCTACGGCGAGCATCCGGCGAGCGACTGCGAGTACATGTGCCGCACGGTGGAGGCGGCGTATCAGGTCAAGAGCGGACCGGGAGAGATTCGCCGGGCGAACGTGAACGCGGCGCCGTTGTTCGTGGAGGAGTACAAGGCGGTTCGTTCGGTGGGGATCGGGACGTACCAGGTGTTCCAGGAGACGTACCATCGCCCGACGTACCGGAAGCTGCATCCGGCCGGGACGCTGAAGGGGGAGTTTGACTGGCGTGTTTTCTCGCTGCACCGCGCGCAGGAGGCGGGCATCGACGACGTGGCGTTGGGGGTTTTGTTCGGTTTGTACGACTGGCGGTTCGAGCTGCTGGGATTGTTGTATCACGCGATGGCGTTGGAGCAGGCGTTCGGGGTGGGCCCGCACACCATTTCGTATCCTCGGCTGGAGCCGGCGCTCAACACGCCGATCGCCACCGGGTCGCCCCACCGGGTCAGCGACGATGATTTTCGCAAGATCGTGGCGGTCATCCGGCTGATGTGCCCGTACACGGGATCGATTCTGACGGCGCAGGAGCGGCCGGAGCTGCGGCGGGAGGTGATTCGCCAGGGCGGGGTTTCGCAGATGGACGCCGGTTCGCGGATCGCGGTGGGCGGCTACGCGGAGATGGATCGCGAGCACGTTCCGGACCGGCAGCAGTTCATGCTGGCGGACACCCGCAGCCTGGACGATTTCATTCTTGATTTGTGCCGGGAAGGGTATCTGCCGTCGTTCTGCACGGCTGGGTATCGCGAGGGCCGGACGGGGGCGAACTTCATGCCGTTGGCGAAGCACGCGACGGTGAAGAATTTCTGCGTCGCCAACGGGATTCTGACGTTTGAGGAGTATCTGGCGGACTACGCCACGGAGCCGGTTCGGCGGATCGGGCGGGAGACGATCATTCCGCGGTACCTGGAATGGCTGGAGGCGAACGCGTCCGCGCTGGCTCCGAAGGTTCGGGCGCATCTGGAGCGGATGGAGCGTGAATCGCGGAGGGATCTGCATTTTTGA
- a CDS encoding DUF4445 domain-containing protein has translation MSSSQHRVTFQPQGRSVSVLPETTLLEAAAGAGLIVDTPCGGVGTCGKCRVQVVRGAEAPTQADRRVFSAKELDGGWRLACQNRVRGDMVIEVPSASLFGGDHQILGSSTVGGPRELLPPIRKVYVELTPPTLEDDVPDLLRLEGATGPFKVGLAMLRLAPRRLRDQGFKGTAVLSDGQLVDFEAGDTTGQCFGVAFDIGTTTMVASLLDLGSGAEVATVSRMNPQVSFGDDVLSRIKHSASCHHCLDELRRAVIEEAGRMIEALSQESGVDPQHIYEAAFAGNTTMQHLLCGVDPSQLGEVPFAPAYARGLLLSARDLEVPINPHGSVYVFPVIGGFVGGDTVAGMLATQIDAQEGPVLMVDIGTNGEIVLMHDGQLLAASTAAGPAFEGARISCGMRGTRGAIEKVVLDGDVQLGVIGNAAPTGVCGSGLIDLAAELLRQGIVSPEGRLRPADELPAGLSASLAGRVQQDGDGRTEFVLAEPEIGTSHRAITLTQRDVRELQLGCGAIRAGISILLRQAGLKASDLKSVLIAGGFGSFIRRNQAQRIGLIPQEIDHRRIHYVGNVSLAGARWVLLSVSARRHAEELARRTRHVELSVDMDFQMEFAEAMVFPEGEHAGETEQ, from the coding sequence ATGTCGAGCAGTCAGCATAGAGTGACATTTCAGCCGCAGGGTCGGAGCGTGTCGGTTTTGCCGGAGACGACTTTGTTGGAGGCGGCGGCCGGGGCGGGATTGATCGTTGACACGCCGTGCGGCGGGGTTGGGACGTGCGGGAAGTGCCGCGTGCAGGTGGTACGCGGGGCGGAGGCGCCGACGCAGGCGGATCGGCGGGTTTTTTCCGCCAAGGAGCTGGACGGCGGTTGGCGGCTGGCGTGTCAGAATCGGGTGCGAGGGGACATGGTGATCGAGGTTCCGTCGGCGTCGCTGTTCGGCGGCGACCATCAGATTCTGGGGAGTTCGACGGTGGGCGGGCCGCGGGAGCTTCTTCCTCCGATTCGCAAGGTGTACGTGGAGCTGACGCCGCCGACGTTGGAGGACGACGTGCCGGACCTGCTTCGGCTCGAGGGTGCGACGGGTCCGTTCAAGGTTGGGCTGGCGATGCTGCGGTTGGCGCCGCGGCGGCTTCGCGATCAGGGTTTCAAGGGTACGGCGGTGCTCTCGGACGGTCAGTTGGTCGATTTCGAGGCGGGCGATACGACGGGGCAGTGTTTCGGCGTCGCGTTCGACATCGGGACGACGACGATGGTGGCGTCGCTGCTGGATCTGGGATCGGGCGCGGAGGTGGCGACGGTGTCGCGGATGAATCCGCAGGTGAGTTTCGGGGATGACGTGCTGTCGCGGATCAAGCATTCGGCTTCGTGCCATCACTGCCTGGACGAGTTGCGGCGGGCGGTGATCGAGGAGGCGGGCCGGATGATCGAGGCGTTGAGCCAGGAGTCGGGGGTGGATCCGCAGCACATTTACGAGGCGGCGTTTGCCGGCAACACGACGATGCAGCACCTGCTGTGCGGGGTGGACCCGTCGCAGTTGGGCGAGGTGCCGTTCGCACCGGCGTACGCCCGCGGTCTGCTGCTATCGGCGCGCGATCTGGAGGTGCCGATCAATCCGCACGGTTCGGTGTACGTGTTTCCGGTGATCGGGGGGTTCGTGGGCGGCGATACGGTGGCGGGCATGCTGGCGACTCAGATCGACGCGCAGGAAGGGCCGGTGCTGATGGTGGACATCGGCACGAACGGCGAGATCGTATTGATGCACGACGGGCAGTTGCTGGCGGCATCGACGGCGGCGGGTCCGGCGTTTGAGGGGGCGCGGATCAGTTGCGGGATGCGCGGGACTCGCGGTGCGATCGAGAAGGTGGTGCTGGACGGCGACGTTCAGTTGGGCGTGATCGGGAACGCGGCGCCGACGGGCGTCTGCGGAAGCGGGCTGATCGATCTGGCGGCGGAGTTGCTGCGTCAGGGGATCGTCTCGCCGGAGGGGCGTCTGCGGCCGGCGGATGAGCTGCCGGCGGGTCTGTCGGCCTCGCTGGCCGGTCGGGTGCAGCAGGACGGTGACGGGCGGACGGAGTTTGTGCTGGCCGAACCGGAGATCGGGACGAGCCACCGGGCGATCACGTTGACGCAGCGGGACGTTCGCGAGCTGCAGTTGGGCTGCGGGGCGATTCGGGCGGGGATTTCGATTTTGTTGCGTCAGGCGGGATTAAAGGCGTCGGACCTTAAATCGGTGCTGATCGCGGGCGGGTTCGGGAGTTTCATCCGGCGAAACCAGGCGCAGCGGATCGGGCTGATTCCGCAGGAGATCGACCATCGGCGGATTCACTACGTGGGGAACGTTTCGCTGGCGGGAGCGCGTTGGGTGCTGCTGTCGGTGAGCGCCCGGCGTCACGCGGAGGAGCTGGCGCGGCGGACGCGTCACGTGGAGTTGTCGGTGGACATGGACTTTCAGATGGAATTCGCGGAAGCGATGGTTTTTCCGGAAGGGGAGCATGCGGGAGAGACGGAGCAGTGA
- a CDS encoding class I SAM-dependent methyltransferase, which translates to MLAREYDRWYDTPAGRAYDRVQKWDVRHLLQRARPGQRLLEVGCGTGHWCSFFASMGYEVVGVDVSAEMIAVARGSAGGCRFEVGDACALPFEDGAFDVSAAMATLEFVGDPALAVREMARCVRPGGSLVVGVLNRLSPLNRRRLAKGKSPYVFGRLFAPAELRRLLSPYGGVRMVASASCGRDRRSRNGLEGPLIVAEVRR; encoded by the coding sequence GTGTTGGCGCGCGAATACGATCGGTGGTACGATACGCCGGCTGGTCGAGCGTACGACCGGGTGCAGAAGTGGGATGTGCGGCATCTGCTGCAGCGGGCGCGGCCCGGTCAGCGGCTGTTGGAGGTCGGCTGCGGAACCGGGCATTGGTGTTCGTTTTTTGCGTCGATGGGTTACGAGGTGGTTGGCGTGGACGTGTCGGCGGAGATGATCGCGGTGGCGCGAGGATCGGCTGGCGGGTGTCGGTTTGAGGTTGGTGACGCGTGCGCGCTGCCGTTTGAGGACGGGGCGTTCGACGTGTCGGCGGCGATGGCCACACTGGAGTTCGTGGGCGATCCGGCGTTGGCGGTGCGGGAGATGGCCCGATGCGTGCGACCGGGCGGGAGTTTGGTGGTTGGGGTATTGAATCGGCTATCGCCGTTGAATCGGCGTCGGCTGGCGAAGGGGAAGTCGCCGTACGTTTTCGGTCGTCTGTTTGCTCCGGCGGAGTTGCGACGGCTGTTGTCGCCGTATGGAGGGGTTCGGATGGTTGCGTCGGCCAGTTGCGGGCGGGACCGGCGGTCGCGGAACGGGCTTGAAGGGCCACTAATTGTCGCGGAGGTCCGACGATGA
- a CDS encoding 4Fe-4S binding protein, translating into MKELVVISGKGGTGKTSVVASFAALAEGAVLADCDVDAADLHLVLSPTVRRCEPFSGGKRARVIAEECAGCGKCLDLCRFGAVEFDGPANDVIGRTYRIDPVACEGCGVCAWFCPTKAIDFGPAVNGEWYVSETRFGPMVHAKLGVAEENSGKLVSTVRKQAREVAEERKRDLIIIDGSPGIGCPVIASIGGVDMVLVVTEPTLSGLHDMNRVADLTRHFGVAALVCVNKWDLNPEVAEEIERAARERGIESAGWVRYDRAVTQAQIAGQAVVEYQEDGCAADIRAVWSAVKDALVGEKA; encoded by the coding sequence GTGAAGGAACTGGTGGTGATCAGCGGCAAGGGCGGGACGGGTAAGACGTCGGTGGTGGCGTCGTTCGCGGCGTTGGCTGAGGGAGCGGTTCTGGCGGACTGCGACGTGGACGCAGCGGACCTGCACTTGGTGCTGTCGCCGACGGTCCGGCGTTGCGAGCCGTTTTCGGGCGGGAAGCGTGCGCGGGTGATCGCGGAGGAGTGCGCCGGGTGCGGAAAGTGTCTGGATCTGTGCCGGTTTGGAGCGGTGGAGTTTGACGGTCCGGCCAACGACGTGATCGGTCGGACGTATCGGATCGACCCGGTGGCGTGCGAGGGCTGCGGGGTCTGTGCGTGGTTTTGTCCGACGAAGGCGATCGATTTCGGTCCGGCGGTCAACGGCGAGTGGTACGTATCGGAGACGCGTTTCGGGCCGATGGTCCACGCGAAGCTGGGGGTGGCGGAGGAGAATTCGGGCAAGCTGGTGAGCACGGTTCGCAAGCAGGCTCGGGAGGTGGCGGAGGAGCGGAAGCGGGATTTGATCATCATCGACGGGTCGCCGGGGATCGGATGTCCGGTGATCGCGTCGATCGGCGGGGTGGATATGGTGCTGGTGGTGACGGAGCCGACGCTGAGCGGTTTGCACGACATGAATCGGGTGGCGGATTTGACGCGGCACTTCGGCGTTGCGGCGTTGGTGTGCGTGAACAAGTGGGATTTGAACCCGGAGGTGGCCGAGGAGATTGAGCGGGCGGCGCGGGAGCGGGGGATTGAGTCAGCGGGCTGGGTTCGGTACGATCGGGCGGTCACGCAGGCCCAGATCGCCGGGCAGGCGGTGGTGGAGTACCAGGAGGACGGCTGCGCCGCCGATATCCGGGCGGTGTGGAGTGCGGTGAAGGATGCGCTGGTCGGCGAGAAGGCGTGA
- a CDS encoding J domain-containing protein, translated as MRERERKARAVLGVSEEADAAAIRQAYRRASLAHHPDANPQDKGAAERFRLIHCAYRFLSRGEACDELGRVGVSSEGTTDEKHQRDSAWGYWCWCREEFFDGFL; from the coding sequence TTGCGTGAGCGTGAGCGGAAGGCGCGTGCCGTTCTGGGTGTTTCGGAGGAGGCCGACGCGGCGGCGATCCGTCAGGCGTATCGGCGGGCGAGTCTGGCGCACCATCCGGACGCGAATCCTCAGGATAAGGGGGCGGCGGAGCGGTTTCGGCTGATTCATTGCGCGTATCGTTTTTTGAGTCGCGGCGAGGCGTGCGACGAGTTGGGTCGCGTGGGCGTTTCGTCGGAGGGCACGACGGACGAGAAGCATCAGCGGGACAGCGCGTGGGGTTACTGGTGCTGGTGTCGCGAGGAGTTTTTCGATGGTTTTCTGTAG